The sequence below is a genomic window from Providencia rettgeri.
CTCAGTGTCTATCTTTAATCGTTCTAAAGATAAAACAGACGAAGTGATTGCCGAAAATCCAGGGAAAAAATTAGTTCCCAACTATACGATTGAAGAGTTTGTTGACTCTCTGGAAAAACCTCGCCGCATCTTGTTGATGGTAAAAGCGGGTGAAGCAACGGACAAAACCATTGCCTCGCTGACTCCTCATCTGGACAAAGGGGATATCTTAATTGACGGTGGTAATACCTTATTCACTGATACTATCCGTCGTAATCGTGAATTATCCGAGCAAGGCTTTAATTTCATCGGAACTGGTGTTTCAGGTGGTGAAGAAGGTGCACTTAAAGGTCCTTCAATTATGCCTGGTGGCCAAAAAGAAGCTTATGAATTAGTTGCGCCAATCTTAAAAGAAATCGCAGCACAAGCCGAAGGCGAACCTTGCGTGACCTATATTGGTGCAGATGGTGCGGGCCACTATGTGAAAATGGTTCACAATGGTATCGAATATGGTGACATGCAGTTAATTGCAGAAGCCTATTCATTATTAAAAGGTTCACTGAACCTCAGTAACGAAGAATTAGCAGGTATCTTTGCTGAGTGGAACAAAGGTGAACTGAGCAGCTACTTAATTGAAATCACAGCTGATATCTTCAAGAAAAAAGATGAAGAGGGTAAATATCTCGTTGATGTGATCCTCGATGAAGCCGCTAATAAAGGTACTGGTAAATGGACTAGCCAAAGTGCGCTGGATTTAGGCATCCCTCTGACTTTAATTACTGAGTCTGTCTTTGCGCGTTATATTTCTTTCTTAAAAGATCAACGTGTTGCGGCATCTAAGGTATTAACAGGTCCAGTCCTAAAAGCGGTTGAAGGTGATAAAAAAGACTTTATTGAAAAAGTTCGCCGTGCGCTGTATTTAGGTAAAATTGTGTCTTATGCACAAGGCTTCCAACAACTAAAAGCGGCATCAGAAGAGTATAATTGGGATTTAAACTACGGTGAAATCGCAAAAATCTTCCGTGCTGGTTGTATTATTCGTGCGCAGTTCCTGCAAAAAATTACGGACGCCTATAACCAAGATGCGAAAATTGCCAACTTGCTGTTAGCTCCATATTTCAAGCAAATCGCTGACGAATACCAGCAAGCACTGCGTGATGTTGTTTGCTATGGCGTACAAAATGGTATTCCAACACCAACATTCTCCGCCGCTATTTCTTATTATGATAGCTACCGTTCAGCAGTATTGCCTGCAAACTTAATCCAAGCGCAGCGTGACTACTTTGGTGCTCACACTTATAAGCGTACCGATAAAGACGGTGTTTTCCATACTGAGTGGATGGAATAAAATTCGTTATCATTTATTTTTGATAACACAAAAGGCGCTAGGTTTAGCGCCTTTTTTGACTTTGAAGAGCAGTAAAATGTTTAATTTATAATTATAAGTAACTTATTAATTTTGTGGTAATTTTTGATTTATTTTCATTGATTATATCGCATGTTTTCTGAACTACATTTATTGAGTCTAGGCATGGTTTATGCGTAATTTTCTTATCTTATTACTTTTATTAGTATTACTTGGTCCATTAGGGATTGATTTATATTTGCCAACAATACCTGATATTGCGAGGGATTTGGGAAGTAGTGAGTCAGTGATTCAGTCTACGATTGCCTTGTTTATTTTAGTTTTGGGGTTAGGGCAGTTAATTTCGGGCCCATTAGTTGATAGATATGGTCGAAAACCTATCGCGATTTTGGGCATCGTGTTGTACATCATTGGTTCAGGTGTTGCTATTGTGGCAACAACACCCACAATATTTATTGCCTCGCGTTTATTACAAGGGGTTGCCGTTTGTTGTACTTCGGTGGTGGCATTTAGTTGTGTTCGTGACCGAATGAATGGCACAGAAGCGGCTCGAGCCTTTGGTTTCTTAAATGGGACATTAAATATTGTTCCCGCGTTAGCGCCACTACTAGGAGGTCTGCTGGCAGAAGCATGGGGCTGGCGGGCACCGTTTTGGTTTCTTGCTTTGTATGCATTGGTCATATTAGCGCTAATTGTGTTTTTGTTACCGGAGACACGTCCAGTTAATTTACCTAAAGCCAAAGTTATTCCGCTGAAAACCTATTGGCGAATTTTGGGAAATCATCAATTTATTATTTTTGCTTTAGTGAACGCAGGCACGATGGGTATGGCATTAACATATGTGTCACTTGCACCAACTGTGCTGATGGGGGATGCCGAATTAACCCCGCTTGAGTTTTCTATAGTATTTGGTGTTAATGGTTTTTGGATCATGTTTGCCAGTTATATCGCTAATTACTTTATTCATAAAATAGGGCGACCAACCTGTTTATTAGTGGGTAGTTTAATGATGGTACTTGGCTGCTTAGGATTATTGCTAGGTTTTATCGTATTGCCGATAGAAATACAAAGTCATTGGCTTGTTTATATGTTACCTGTCGCTTGTGCTTGTACAGGGCTAGCTTTTATGATGGGAACGGCGACAAGCTATGCTTTAGAACCGTTTGGTAATGAAGCAGGCACCGCATCTGCCTTAGTGGGGTTTGTTCAAATGGCAGGGGGAGCAACTCTCGGACTTTGTGCAATCGGTTTGCCTATCGCGCCAAAAATGTCATTGGCATTAGTTATGTTGGTAGGCTGTTTGTTTGGATTGCTTGCAAGAAAAAAGAGTTTATTTCTTGTTAAATCAATATAGAGTAGGCCGTTTGAAGATTTTATTTTTCGTTATGTCGTATATAGTTATCACTAATTAATTTAGGTAATTAGTGATAACTTAGATAATATTATGCAATATCACCATTAATCGTTGTTAGGAGCTTATTCTTTTTGATTTCAATTTCTCTAGAATGAACAATTTTATTATCAATATAAAGATTAGCTTTTATAGGATTCAAACTTCGTTCAATATTAATATGAAACTTATTCATCATCTCTTCATTTGAACGGAAGTTATTAAGTTGGTAGTGGCTTATTGTTCCATCTTCAAAAATAACCTCTAAATATGGCATTTGAGTATCTATTTTTTTATCATGACTATAAACCATGCCATAAGAACCATATAAAGAAGGGTAGATATAGCTATCGATTACATCTTTAGGGTCATAGAACCCCATTAAAGTCACAATAGGTACTCCTTGTTTATAGGGAACTTTATAGAGGATTGTTTCATTATTATCTTTTCTCTTCCAATTGTAACAATCTGAAATATAGCAAATTAAATCATTTTTTTTGATTGGTTCAATCTGGTTGTTAATATGAAGCTCACTATCGAAATCTGCGCCTGACTCTATTCTTAAAACGGCATTTTTGTTATTTTCATTTGCTAATGGAACGTTAATTCTTGGGGCGTGATAACCATTTCCATTATAAATAGTAACGTTATTATTTTTTTCTAATAGTGAGCTTAGGTCGTCAATTGTAATATCTGAACCATTTATTGCAGTAAACTCGATGGCATTAAATGGGGAAAGGTCTAAGTATGCATCTACCATTTCCTTTATTTCTGGATCCCATTTTTTATATCCTGTTTTTGATTCAGGACTAAATACATAGCTATTTTCCAATCTATTTTGAATTGCAATGAAAGAGCTGGGCGTATAAGCCGTATAAGCGTTGTAACGAGTATCATAAGCTTCACCTCCACTCATTGCATCATGATTTAATGTACCATCTTGATATGTATTTGGAATAAAATAGTTATTATCTGAATCCCACAGCCAGGTTGAATTTCTTTTATTGGCAGTAGCATGGGAGCCGCCTTCATCTCCTCCATAGTAATCACTTAAGCCAAAATTATGGCCGAATTCATGACTAAGTTCGTTACTATCTGTCCTATTTAAGGTTGCTTTACCTCCACCACCAGACCAGCCGTGGACGACTCTACCATTTTTATACATCCCGACAGAGTTATAGGCAGTTATTTGGGAGGTTGGAACAAAAGAATCAGCATCAGGAGCCGAACTATTGACACCATAATTTGCCATATTAACGCCGTTAGCGTAAAAGTCTTTCGTGATCCACTCTCTCATGCTACCACTATGGCCGCCTCCTTCATC
It includes:
- the gndA gene encoding NADP-dependent phosphogluconate dehydrogenase translates to MSKQQIGVVGMAVMGRNLALNIESRGYSVSIFNRSKDKTDEVIAENPGKKLVPNYTIEEFVDSLEKPRRILLMVKAGEATDKTIASLTPHLDKGDILIDGGNTLFTDTIRRNRELSEQGFNFIGTGVSGGEEGALKGPSIMPGGQKEAYELVAPILKEIAAQAEGEPCVTYIGADGAGHYVKMVHNGIEYGDMQLIAEAYSLLKGSLNLSNEELAGIFAEWNKGELSSYLIEITADIFKKKDEEGKYLVDVILDEAANKGTGKWTSQSALDLGIPLTLITESVFARYISFLKDQRVAASKVLTGPVLKAVEGDKKDFIEKVRRALYLGKIVSYAQGFQQLKAASEEYNWDLNYGEIAKIFRAGCIIRAQFLQKITDAYNQDAKIANLLLAPYFKQIADEYQQALRDVVCYGVQNGIPTPTFSAAISYYDSYRSAVLPANLIQAQRDYFGAHTYKRTDKDGVFHTEWME
- a CDS encoding multidrug effflux MFS transporter, yielding MRNFLILLLLLVLLGPLGIDLYLPTIPDIARDLGSSESVIQSTIALFILVLGLGQLISGPLVDRYGRKPIAILGIVLYIIGSGVAIVATTPTIFIASRLLQGVAVCCTSVVAFSCVRDRMNGTEAARAFGFLNGTLNIVPALAPLLGGLLAEAWGWRAPFWFLALYALVILALIVFLLPETRPVNLPKAKVIPLKTYWRILGNHQFIIFALVNAGTMGMALTYVSLAPTVLMGDAELTPLEFSIVFGVNGFWIMFASYIANYFIHKIGRPTCLLVGSLMMVLGCLGLLLGFIVLPIEIQSHWLVYMLPVACACTGLAFMMGTATSYALEPFGNEAGTASALVGFVQMAGGATLGLCAIGLPIAPKMSLALVMLVGCLFGLLARKKSLFLVKSI